The following coding sequences are from one Carettochelys insculpta isolate YL-2023 chromosome 5, ASM3395843v1, whole genome shotgun sequence window:
- the S1PR3 gene encoding sphingosine 1-phosphate receptor 3, whose protein sequence is MMATDPMPFAATFAPQRNEESDSLIVLHYNYTGKLILREKATDRIGITTISFLIICSFIVLENLMVLIAIWKNNKFHNRMYFFIGNLALCDLLAGIVYKINILMSGKRTLRLSYTIWFIREGSMFVALGASTLSLLAIAIERHLTMIKMRPYDANKKYRVFLLIGTCWLISVSLGALPILGWNCINNLPDCSTILPLYSKKYVVFCISVFIAILVAIVILYARIYILVKSSSRNVTNHSNSERSMALLRTVVIVVGVFIACWSPLFILLLIDVACRVNECAILYKADWFIALAVLNSAMNPIIYTLASKEMRRAFFRLVCGCLVKSNGTRSLPIQPTPDQSRSKSSSSNAQKPKDDFPQISIPSGITEKNKSSFQNGNLCK, encoded by the coding sequence atgatggCAACAGATCCCATGCCATTTGCTGCTACATTCGCGCCTCAACGAAATGAAGAGTCTGATTCTCTAATTGTGCTACATTATAATTATACAGGAAAACTTATTCTAAGAGAAAAGGCAACTGATCGAATAGGGATAACAACTATTTCATTTCTGATCATATGTAGTTTCATAGTCCTGGAAAACTTGATGGTattgattgccatctggaaaaaTAACAAATTTCACAACCGTATGTACTTCTTTATTGGCAATCTAGCTCTCTGTGATCTGTTAGCTGGAATTGTTTACAAAATAAACATTCTTATGTCTGGAAAAAGAACTTTGCGCCTGTCCTACACAATCTGGTTTATTAGGGAAGGCAGTATGTTTGTTGCCCTTGGAGCTTCCACGTTAAGCTTATTAGCCATAGCTATTGAGAGACATTTGACTATGATTAAAATGAGGCCTTATGATGCAAATAAAAAGTACAGGGTCTTCCTTCTTATTGGAACGTGTTGGCTTATCTCAGTTTCCCTGGGTGCCTTACCAATCCTTGGCTGGAATTGTATCAACAATTTACCAGACTGCTCGACAATTTTGCCTCTTTATTCCAAGAAATACGTTGTATTTTGCATAAGTGTCTTCATAGCCATTTTGGTGGCAATTGTCATCCTTTACGCACGTATTTACATATTGGTTAAATCTAGTAGCCGTAACGTTACTAATCACAGTAACTCAGAGAGATCTATGGCACTACTTAGGACAGTTGTTATTGTAGTGGGTGTTTTCATCGCCTGTTGGTCTCCATTGTTTATTCTGTTGCTTATAGATGTAGCCTGCAGAGTAAATGAATGTGCCATTTTATACAAGGCTGACTGGTTCATTGCTTTGGCTGTCCTCAATTCTGCAATGAATCCCATCATCTACACTCTAGCCAGTAAGGAAATGCGTCGAGCTTTCTTTCGCCTTGTTTGTGGCTGTCTAGTGAAAAGCAACGGGACTAGATCTTTGCCCATTCAGCCCACTCCAGACCAAAGCCGAAGCAAGTCTAGCAGCAGCAATGCACAGAAACCAAAAGATGATTTCCCACAGATTAGCATTCCCTCAGgtataactgaaaaaaataaatcatcaTTTCAGAATGGAAACTTGTGCAAATGA